The Sylvia atricapilla isolate bSylAtr1 chromosome 9, bSylAtr1.pri, whole genome shotgun sequence genomic sequence GCCACCTTCCCCTATGTGGTGCTCACCATCCTCTTTGTGCGCGGCATCACGCTGGAGGGAGCCGTCACTGGCATCATGTACTACCTGACACCCCAGTGGGACAAGATCCTCAATGCCAAGGTGAGCAGGGACAAAGGGCggcaggcagccagggctgagcagggctgggggcacaaCACTGACAGTCCCACTGCCACAGGTGTGGGGTGACGCAGCCTCACAGATCTTCTACTcgctgggctgtgcctggggcgGGCTCATCACCATGGCCTCCTACAACAAATTCAACAACAACTGCTACCGGTGAGTGCCTGGCCACcgtcctccagccctgccactgccctTGTGTCCACTGCTGGTTCTGACTCCTCTTCCCATAGGGACAGCATCATCATCAGCATCACCAACTGTGCTACCAGCGTCTATGCTGGCTTTGTCATCTTCTCCATCCTGGGCTTCATGGCCAACCACTTGGGTGTGGATGTCTCCAAGGTGGCTGACCATGGGCCAGGCCTGGCCTTCGTCGCCTACCCTGAGGCCCTCACCTTGCTCCCCATCTCGCCACTGTGGTCCATTCTCTTCTTCTTTATGCTCATTCTCCTGGGACTGGGTACACAGGTAGGTCATGGTGGGGCCGGCATGTTCAAATGGGGTAGCATGGTGGGGCCAGGGTGGTCACATGCTGCCCCCTCTGCCCCCTATTGTAGTTCTGCCTGCTGGAGACTCTGGTCACAGCCATCGTGGATGAGGTGGGCAATGAGTGGATCATCCGCAAAAAGACCTTTGTAACACTGGGAGTGGCTGTGGCTGGCTTCCTGCTGGGCGTCCCACTCACCACACAGGTAAGTGACCACGGGACTGTCGTTACAGGGTGCCATTGCTGTGGTCACCTTCATTTGCTGTCTACTTTGTTGCTACAGTGATGGTAGTGACAGCCGGGGCCTGGTCTTGTCATGCCAGCACTGGAGAGGGTACCCAGAATTAAGTGTCTCCATGCTGACTCTGGCATCAGGCATTGCCATGCCAGCTGTGGTGGTGATATCTGAGCTGCACGTTGCTGGCACAGTCAGCATGGCTGTGCTGTTGCCCTGCCAGCAGTGGTGGTACCAcaggggcagctgtgccaatGTGTCTGTCTTCCAGGCGGGCATCTACTGGCTCCTGCTAATGGACAACTACGCTGCCAGCTTCTCCCTGGTGGTCATCTCCTGCATCATGTGTGTGGCCATCATGTACATCTATGGTAGGTGCAGCTGCCCGCAGCCAATAGGATGGTATGGCTGAGCCAGCCAGCCAATGGGGAAGGGTTTGCCTCGACATCTGGCCAGTCAGCAGTTTGGTCTGTGCTACATAGGGAGGCTGTTGTCCAGTcgggagctgcagcctggggaggctCATGGGTCACGCCACcatggggctggagctggatggGCGGTGAGGGGGCTCAGGTCACCACCAGGGCTGATGGTCACTCTTCTCCCCAGGGCACCGCAACTACTTCAAGGACATTGAGATGATGCTGGGCTTTCCTCCCCCACTCTTCTTTCAGATCTGCTGGCGCTTCATCTCACCTGCCATCATATTTGTGAGCATCGCAACCATGGGGCATTGGGCTGTGGGAGGAGTGGGTGAGGAGCCCACCATTGCACTCCCTGGAGAGTGCTTGGCTCAGGAGAGCAGCAATAGGGCAGTGCGGGGAAATTATggggggcacagagcagctggctgctccccACTGGCTGATCCTGCCTATCCCTTCCCAGTTCATCCTGATCTTCACAGTGATCCAGTACCGGCCCATCTCCTACAATGAGTATGTCTACCCTACCTGGGCCATCAGCATCGGCTTCCTCATGGCACTTTCTTCTGTCATCTGCATCCCTATTTATGCCATCTACAAAGTGTGCCGTTCTGAGGGGGACACACTGCTTGAGGTGGGTGGCCAGGGGCTACACCCCTTTGTCTACGTCCCACCTGGGGCTGCCATCCCTGATCTCACTGGAAGCTGCTGGCATGTTGGTGCAGACCGGGGCAGGGGAGGATGGCGGGTGCTAATCTTGTCTCCATCCTCTCCCTTTCTAGCGCTTGAAAAATGCTACCAAGGCCAGCAAGGACTGgggcccagcactgccagagcacCGCAGCGGGCGCTACGCCCCGGTGTTCAGCCCTTCCACCGAGTCCCACCTGGAggtgcagcccctgcagccagagaagggCCATAGTGAAGCAGTGGCTGTATCCCCCATGCAGGGCAGCAATGGCTCAGCCCACAGCCAGGACTCCAGACTGTGACCCCCCACAATCTCCACAACCCCTCTAACCCTCTTGCACCTTCCGCTGGCGGAGCCTGGCTCCGGGCCGCACCGGACCATGGGGGCTCTCAGCACCCATCCCCGAGACCCCCCACCTCCTCGCCGGTTAACCCCTCCCGCCCCCGCCCCCGTGGCATTCGTTAACCCTCGTGTTTACGGTAACCTTTGTGCTCGACGCTGGGACAAGAGAGGAGGGGGCACAGCCCCGGAAGGGCCGGGAGCCAGAGGCACTTTGCAGGGGCCTTGGCCTGGGGGTATGCACAGGATGGGGGGGGTGGGATGCTCCCAGGCTCCCACCCCCCCTTCCCTAAGCCAGGCAGcctgccctgccatggggcACCCTCCTGACCTTCCCATGGGGAGGACATGGGGTGGGACCAGGGTTGGGCATGCCAGGATTGCCCGTGGCCTGTGTGTGCACAAGGCCATCGTGGCAGGGGTTAGCACTACAGGGACCTCCCAGCCTGGGTGCACACCCACTGTGGCTCAGAGCCTACTGGGTTTCACAGGTGGTCATACCCAGGGGTGCTGCCATGCACCAGGCCCGCACAGGGAGATGGGGGGCAAACATGTTGCTTGCACTGGCAGGGAGATCTGATGGCACAAGACACAAGCACTTAGAACACATGTGAGTAGACGTGTGTGTCCCTCACAGACACAGCATGGGCACACACGTGGCATACGTGGGCATGCACATATGCACGGTacgctggggctgtgcaggcagtGAGCTGGGATGCTCCCCTCCATGCACTTCTCCACCCTGTGGCCCCACTGGGGTCTGTGGGTGCCCTTCTGGGTGGCCAGGCATCGCCTGCaaagctgggcacagccacaaGCAGCATGggcacagcccagtgctgctgcctgccccacagtgaggcaggaggctggggagCACTTAGCCTGGCCAGGGGGTAACCAGACATGGATGAGGtccagctctccctggcagctccagcactggcagaggAGGATCCTCCATGGTGCTAAGGGGGAGCAGGATGGACCGgcctcccccagctgctgcttagCAAGAGGTACCGGTGGAGATACGAAGGGCTGCACCAGCCCACTCGCTCCAAGCCATCTGGGGATGCTCAGTCCCCAACCAGTATTAGTGGGACAGGATGCACTGGCAAAGGCCGGGCAGTTTTAAATCTGTCTTCCAGCTCCAGCCAAAGGGCTTGGAGCTCTTGATTTGGGGTGGATGGGATGAGACCCTTCCTACCCCACTTgctcccctcccagccagcactCTGTGCTCCCTTTGTTGCAGCCCcgaggctggcacagggacatggcaCAGCTTGGTGCAGTGGCGGGAGGTGGTGGGCGGTGAGCCCCAGCAGGATGTTCCAGCTCCCCGTCCCGAGCCCCCCGTCGTGCTGCGGCGAGGGGCGCAGGTTCCCGCATGGTGCCCGTGCCCTGCCCCTCGAGTCACGCCGCTACTCTTCACCTCTAATTGTTAGCAATAACGCGCGCGTCCCTGGGCAGCgctgcctgtgccagtgtctctcCTGGTGTAGAGTTCTAAAGTATCCTAGATTTTAATGAGATTTATAttcctgaggctgtgtcctgctgtgccctTCTTTGGGAACCATGTGGGCGAAGGGAGGGGTTGAAGAGTAGGGGACCACATTTAATGGGTGAAGCTGTTTTCCCTGCTGATGCCAGGTATTGGCACTCAACAATCTGCTAGGTTCTGGGGAATTCTCCTTTGTCCTACCTGGATGTACAAAATGAGCTGGAGGTAAGGCAGAGGATGGAGGATGGGCTTATCCCTGCTGGCAGGAAGTACTCCTCAAATGAATGTCCATGGGCAGCAAATGTCCATGGCACAGTCAAGTCAGCTGCACTTCGCCCTAGGTGGGCACTTTGTTAGGCCCACCCCACCCCCTGCATTGCTGAGTGAGCTGGGGGCGGTCCCCCAAGGATGGACAGGGTGAGGCAGGAGCTCTGCCTCCCAgtcagcagctggaggtggcagaCAGGAACTTCCCTTCTATACTCCACAATCCCACTTCCTCATCAGATGGTGCTTTTTCCCACCCCCACAAAGCCTGCCAACTTTTCAAACttttattaaatacaaaacCCCTGGTCTCTACGACCGAACGTTGCATTCAACGTACGCTGAAAAAAGGGTCAGACATTCAAATGTACAAAAGTCGCCGgtgccccccagccctggcgagctgccctgctcccaaCCCCACTGCTCCTATCCCCCCATGGAGTGTCAGGGGTGCTGGGGCTCCCAGTCCCATGGAGGGGCAcagggctcctgccctgcatgGTCCTggcctctcctgcctgcagccctcccCCCCTGGCCTGGAAGGGGGAAGGCAGACAAGGGGAGACCTCAAGGGGAAGATTCCCTCCCTGCTCAAGGGGCTGCACCAGCCCCCACCAAGAGGGGCTGTGAGGTTCAAATGAGCCCTATTTCCCCCACCAAGGGGGGGAGGGAAGGTGAGGGCAGGcgcaggcaggggctgcacacacacacacacagcacctgcCTTTGGGCAAGGGGGATGGCATACAGCTGCCATCCCCCCAGCcgtggggaaactgaggcacagcgAGGGGCATTCGCTAATCAGAGGTCTCTGTTTGGCAGAGCTGAGACAGGGCCCAGCTCTAAGCACCAGACTAAAGCAGAGGAAGACAGCAAGCCATGTCTGTGTGCCTGGCAGCATGGGCAGTGCCTGGCCAGGGCAGCAATCTTGCCCTGATCCTGCCTGCCTAGGggccccaggctgctcccatccccagctggggcagcagggactCCAGCACTGGTAAAGGGGGAAGCCTGCACCCCACTTCTCACAGCGCTGGTGGGGACCCTCCAGCTCTCACAGAGCAGTGGGATTTCACCCTCCCCACCCAgggtgcaggcaggagctggcatgGACTGGGGGCTCCTTGCCAGGCCTGGGGTTGCCCcctccctctgtgccaggagctgcttgtAGGGCAGCTGGGCTCATCCACCAACACACCACGTATGGGGCAGGGGTCCTGCAAACACACTCGTGGGGATGGGGGAGACGGAGAAATCCTGGGGACCAAAGGGCTGGCTGGGGGGCAGCCATCTCCAGAAGGCAGCAGAGTAGGCAGAAAACATCCCTGTCCAGTCCTAGCTCTTGAGCTGGGGCAAAACCTGCTATGCCCAGCCAGCCTAGGCACAGGGGGTCCCAGTGACAGGAGCACTAGCCGCGGGCCAGGCGGGGCGGTGGCCTGCCAATCTCCACCGTGATGTTGGTGTACATGGGCTGGCGGGAGATCTCCACCAGCCGGTACTGCAGCGAGCTGATCCCATCCCGCTTCATTGTCATTTTAGTGTTCTGGATCTTGGTGAATCTGGTGGAAAGAAGAGCAGGATGAGGATGGAGGGATGTCTTGCTGtagtgccagcagtgctggacCTCTGTGGAAGTGTTCAGCCAAGTGATTGCCCAGCGTGCCaactgccccagccctgtggctCACTCACCTCTGCGGGTTGGGCTCGTTGTGTTTGTCACGTTCATGCTTAATCATGCGGTACCTCCCAATGCGGATGTCGGGCCTTGACACCTTCATGCCATTCAGGGAGATGCTGGGggccaggagcagggtgggatcAGTGTGCGGGCACCAGGGTGGGACATTCCCCAGCCCAGAGACCTCCAGGGTCACACCCCAGGCAAAATAAACCTGTCCTTGGTTAAACAAAGCTGTGCCAAGATGAGCAAAGCCAGGCCCCACCCAGGCCAGTGTCGTGACTTAGGGTGCCACGTGCCCCCTGGCAGCGTGCCCAAAGTGCCACTCCCATCCAGGGACCAGCAGCTGCATTCAGCCTTCGTCTCACACAGGCAGCCATCCCTAGGCagccatccatccctccatccctccctcccttcctccttccttctgcGGCCTCTGCCCTTCACATTCCCTGAATGCCGCTGCCTAGCCCTTCCCTTGGAGCCCTCCCCTCAGATCAAGGGCTGCCTGAAACTTTTCCACAGAGCCACACTTCTTATCCTCCACTCTGAGCCCACCTTATGTGCAAATCAACTGTGCCACGTGCCCAGGGCTCCCACAAGGGTGTTTTGCTGGTCTGACTATCACATGCTGGTTACACCCCACTGGCTGCACACTGCTTCACTGGGCAGCACCATGGGGGAATCCACAGGAGGTGAGGTGGCCACTGTTCCGCTCTAGCACCCAGTGCAGCCTATGGGGGAATTGGGCTTTGCTCAGCGCGCAGCCGTACTGCTGCCTGGCGGCTGCTGGCAGGAATGACTGCGTGGCTGCTGCATGGACACCACACAGATGCTTCCAAGTTTTTGATCTCAGCCCTGGACACATCCAAGTCTAGCATCTCAGCCCCTGTATGGAGCAGAGCCCACAGGCACACCACCCTGCAGGCACAGTGTGTACCACACTGCAGGATTCAGCCagaagggaggcagaggagcagctcacaGCCCTCCATCACCCTGGGAAAGACCAGTTCCATCCATAAGGGTCACCAACCCCAAAGCTGGAGTGTAAATCCCTCCCTGACATTTACCACGGCCCGCGAACATCCCCCACAGAACCAGCGCAGTAACAGTGCTAATTCAGTGCTGGGTGGGGAGCCTGCTACACCCCAACCGGTCAGTGCTAGCGAGAGGTTGGGCACCTACCGATTAAAGATGTCATCgtcctctcctccccagccccagtaCTCATTGGGAAAGCCATTGATCTTCAGGAACTGGGACTTGCTCAGCCCAGAGACACCGCCAAAGTAGCCGGCATAGGGCAGCCTGCAGGTTGACAGCAAATGGGTCAGCCCCAGGAACAGGCAAAGATGGAGGTGAGCCCCATGGGGACCCCCAAGTACAAGGACCCTttcctgtgtcaccttcctacccagggctctgtgccctcTCCCATCTCAGGTCCACAATTCGAGCCACTGACCTCATGCCTACCCCAGGTGACAATCAAAGGTGGTTGCCTTGATACCATCCCAGAGAGAtattccagccctgcctggacagaaacagctccccagggcaccCACCTGAACCCAAACTTGTCCATGCCAACAGCAAAGTGCCGTGGCTGCTCGTAGCAGCGATAGAGGTTGCGATCATCCATGGGGATGAGGTCCACGTCACTGAAAATGAAGCAGTCATACTCCTCGTCGTCCTTGAGTGCCTCCATGAATCCCACGTTGAGCAGCTTGGCGCGGTTGAAGGTGTCTTCACCAAACTGCAGGGCAGAGTTCAGCAGTGCCTGCTTATCTACCCCAGCCCCACCACCCTCTTGCCCCTGCCCCTCTCACCTGGTTGATGATGTAGATACCATAAGCCACCTTCTGCCGGCGCAGGATGGGGTGCAGGTAGTGCAGCCAGTACTTGAGGTGGTGCTCACGGTGTCGGAAGGGGATGAGGATGGCCACCTTCTGCCGGGGTAGGCAGTCGGGGGGGGTGTACTTGCCGCCCTGGCGCACATCAGGGTTCTCCCGCTGCACTCGCTCCATGCTCATGGGAGAGCTGAACTCGATAAGCAGGCGCCCAACTGTGAGAGAGGAAGGCAGGGTGGGTGATGCCCACAGGACAGGGTCATGGTCACATGCCACTCCTGCCCAGAGTAGTAAAGCAAACAGCAAGGGGCACCCGCAAAGGGGACTGGCACTGCCAAGGGCAGAGAGCACCCAAAACCTTTCCTAAACTggagcccagagaggctgggcTAACAAAACCTGAAACCAGCTGTCCTGATACAGTTCCACACTGGGGTTTCTCTATTTCATGGGGGAGCCATGCCCAGGGCCCAGGGGATAACGATGTCAACCATGAGCACCCACCTTAGCCCCATGTTCAGAGTCAGAGCCCAAATTCATCCCCAGTGCTCACCCAGCATGTCTCACCTAAGCCAGAAGGTGtctcctggcagggctgcaaGGGCTTCTCAGTGACAGACTGGTTGGTGCTGGGCTTGGTGCTGGGGGATGGGGCCTCTGCACCGGCTGGCCCGTAGCTGGGAACGGTGCCGTTGGGGCGGGAGGAGTTGGAGAAGGGGTGGGCGCGCGAGGCGTTCCTGGCGTTGAAACGGCTGAAGAAGTCCAGGTGCTGCGCGTAGACGTCAAAATAGAGGATCATGATGATGACgaagtggagcaggcagagcagcagcacagccttgcAAATCCTTTCCAGGGTCACCCCCAAGAGCAGCCTGGTCATCTTCTGGGCACGGGCAGGCAGACATGTGCACTTGGTGGGGCAGGGGGGCGGCTCCAGCCACGGTCCTGATCCTGCCAAGACACCTCATGCTCAGGACACCACGAgcctgagcccccagccctgcccaaaTGACACTGGGATAGCAGGAGTAGCACAGGCCTGAAGCAGACCTGAAGGGCTTGCAGGCTGGTACGCCAGAGAACACCCCAGGGGGAATGCTGCACCTCTGTTCTGAAGGCACCACCATGAGAGGTCCTCAGCTCCACACAGCAAGCTCCCTCCTTGCTTTCCTAGGCCAAGACCAGAACAGGACAGACCCActccccttccctttttctcccccagaGAGAGGATGTGGACACCTCCAGACTTGCCATAAAGAGCCTCCATGGAGGCTGGGCCCTTGGCAAAGGCTATGTTCTCCAAAAACACAGCCAGCCTGGGATGTCCCAAGGGCACCACAGGTGTCCCTACCAGCCACCCTTTTCTGAAGCACCCTCACTTCCTTGttccccatcctgctccctcTCCAAAGAGCtacatcccagcagcagcaccaaagtGGGGCAGCAATGAGAGTCATGCCGGCAGGGGCCCTTCTCGAGGCACCCAGCGGGGGAGCAGCTGCACATTAGACACCGAGCCAAGTCAAGCTGAGATGAGCAGgacatcccagcccctctgagTCAGGGTTCCCTGCCACATCCAGGGGGGTCTGGCTTACAGCCAGCGGCGCAgatcctctctcctcctcctgacgGTGAGGCCCCTGGGACACTGGACTGCTGGAAGTCAGGGTCCCCTTATCTCTGACATGACACTGGAGCTGGGCCAGAGCCCTGACAGGAAGCCAGCTGGGAGAGTCACTAGAGAGTCCCAGACAAGTCAAACAATCCggcctttcccagccctgccactgccagggctcaggccacagcacagccatgcaCCCCGGttcctgccctgatccctgCCATGCTAGTCCCTGCTTTCAGGGAAGTTGCTAGGACACAGCAAAGCAATCACAAGGGACAGGCACTGGGGTTCACAAAGCCCTGAGGACCTCAGGACAGGCCGGAACTACTGCATGGTCCCTGGGGGGCCTTGATGGCTAGGGGTCTGCAGCAAGACCCCCAGCAGGAGTGCAGATAGCACCCAACACTGCTGGCAACTGGtcactggcagctgctggccctgtccAGTGGGGTCCCCCAGGGAGCCACATGGAACCAAGTTGTCAGTGATGGCCACACTGGATGGGTATGGGGATCAGAGCTGAGGTGTGAAGCAGGATCCTTCACCCAACCCTGCTCTGGGGTGTCCTCTCCCAGTTGCAGGACTGACCCTGGCAGGCAGACCATGGAACCCACCGCAGGCAGGGAGGTGCTAGAAAAGGCTTTGAGCCCAATGCCCCGACTATGTCCACCCTCTCCCAGGATGCAGAGTAGTATCCCTGTGGATAGGGGTGTCCTGGCATGTGTCAGCAGCCCAATCCCACATCCAGTTTTTTTCTAGAAAGTAGCCCTCTGAAGGAAAGCTGGCTTTGCTGTTATTGCTCAAACTTTTTCCCGATTACAGTGCCTTGTCACTCTACACAGCCCACGACACAGGGACCTGCCTGCCCCCAGCACCTGCCAAAAACCCTCCCCAAAAATTTGTGCAGTATATAGAGTGGTGCTGCCCCAACAGCCAGAGGGGGatgcaacaggaaaaaatcagaGCTGGTTTTAGGGGCCGTTTGGCAGAATGGTCCACAAGGCAAGTAGAGGGTAATTCTCAgcaagaacaaaagcaaagcactccatcaagcagcagccacaggacaCCACGAACATGAGTGGGCTTAAACTGCTAAGGAGGGGGTTATGAAATATGATGTCATCTCCCCCCACCGCAGCATATGTGCAGGGTGTGAGAGGCCAAAAGTGACCTGGGGCTGGAGAGCTGGTCCCCAGGGTTTCAAGCCAGAGCAGTATGTGCCATGCGGCTAGTGATGCTCGTTTTGGAAGGGATGCTCAACCCCGTGGACTCAATCCTTCTTCCCACAAGACATTCCAGAGCTCGGAGAAGGGAGGCACAGTGAGAGCCGGTGGCCTCGATGTCCTAAAGCTGGCCACCTCCTGGCCAAAAGCGGGGCGAGGGGCCGCATTCAACACAACTAACACTCCCCCGCCCCCTAATTTTTCCCAGTCCCCGACACACGCAAAAACTTacttaaaaaatgagaaacaacCTCAAAATTAGGCTTTCCCCCGAGCCAGAGCGGTGCCGCCCGCGAGTGACCAGGATCGCTTTCCCCGGGTCCATCCCGGGCCTCCCCCGCCCGGCCAGGCCTGCCCGCGCCGCTCCACTCACCGCGGCCTCGGGGCTGCCGCGCCGCCCCGGCGCCGGTCagcggcccccgccgccgcctccttctcttcctcttccttctcttcctcctccagccccggCCGCCGGCCCGCGGGCTCCCAtgcccggggctgcggggggccCAGCCGGCCGGGCCGCCGCACCGCCGAGAGCCGCAGGGAGACGGGGCCGCGCCCGCACGCCggctccgcccgccgccgccgcaccgggcggggccgccgccgccgccgccccgcacCGGGGCCCGAGGCGGGCGGTCCCGCAGGCACCTGGGCCGGCGGACGCGGATCCCGCGGACACCCCCCGGGGGTGCGCGATGCCTCCGGTTCCACCAGGGGATGCTCAGCCCTTGGCCCCAGGCGCGGCACCGGGGACCGTCCAGGCACCCTCCGAGACACAGGCATAGGGTGTCCCGGCCTTTCTTGGTTCCCTTGCTCCTTGTTGCTGGAAGGCAGCGTTTCCAAGGACCCACCTGCGGCGACTCCCACGCTCCCTGCCATTGGTGCTGTCTCAGCGTCCGTTGCAACCTATTTGTGTCTCCTTCCCCCCCACACCACCACTCTTTCTGTTTCATTGCTAGGAAACAACTGGGAATCTCATCCCCTTACCACAAAGGCATCAGTGAAAGGCCTTGGTTTGGTCTCACCTCAAGTTTGGCCCACCACAAGTACTTTTTGCACTGTCTACAGCCTTTCCCTTCCTGCCACCTCCTCagctcccttccccagcacttGTGCCTGTTCAGAGCAACCTTGTCCCTGAGGCCTCTCCTCCTCCCGTGCCGGGCTGCTCACCCCAGCGAGAGCTTTCCAGCTCCCTTCAGAAGCTCCCTTCGGCAAACAGGCTTTCAGAAGAGAACTGAATGGCACCCAcccaggccagccctgctccacccCTGCAAACGAGCCTACTGAAAGCGGTCCAACTTCTGCCTCCAGCTCTTGGTTTGGCTTCTCAGCAGGTGGCATTTTCCTATCCATACCTACACATGGTTACCAAAATACCTTttaactgctgctgcttctaaaTGAGACAAGGTGTAAGATCCCAAAGCCTTGTTCaagcttttttcctctgcttgagCAGCAGGTATTTAGTAGGTGTTTAGTCCAAGTCCTGGAACCCAAGCGTACATACCTAGAATGGTGTGCTCACCTTATCACTGCTGGCTATGGTAGGTGGGCTGTGGGTCACCCTGAGAGTGGCCCTGATGGGTGTCATGTTCTTATAAGGGGCCTGTGGGTAAGTCTAGAGCCCATTCCCTTGCCAAAGCTGTGATATACATAGGCAGGatagggagaatggaaaagtaccTCACAGAGGCACATTTCTGACAGCAGAAGCATTTCTatctgggcagggcagaggccCATCCCTGAAAAACAAGTGGGTGAGTCTTTCAAGACAGCTGCTAACCATGAAGATAATTAACCCATAAAGCAGCTTCTCTAACACCAGCACAACCTCTCCAACCCCAGGCATCCCCTTCCTGAGCTTGGTGTGGGTCTGATGAAatggctctgcagctcccacaggacAGGCAAAAATCTGCCCACACCTGACGCTCTTCCAACCAGACAGGGCCAAGTTTGCGTCCTGCCACTACACAGGTCTCACATTGCTCCTCACTGGGAgagcctccagccccagccagcacagctaGAAGGGGCAGCAGCTTAGTCTTCCCCCCACAACTGTCATGCACCCTGGGCTGAAATACGCTACAGCCCCCAAACTCATAGGACAATGTGAaacagaggcaggagagcagcagatctCAGAGGGGTcatgcagaggcagctgctgccctaGTTCAAGGGCAAGAATCAGC encodes the following:
- the B4GALT2 gene encoding beta-1,4-galactosyltransferase 2 isoform X2, translating into MTRLLLGVTLERICKAVLLLCLLHFVIIMILYFDVYAQHLDFFSRFNARNASRAHPFSNSSRPNGTVPSYGPAGAEAPSPSTKPSTNQSVTEKPLQPCQETPSGLVGRLLIEFSSPMSMERVQRENPDVRQGGKYTPPDCLPRQKVAILIPFRHREHHLKYWLHYLHPILRRQKVAYGIYIINQFGEDTFNRAKLLNVGFMEALKDDEEYDCFIFSDVDLIPMDDRNLYRCYEQPRHFAVGMDKFGFRLPYAGYFGGVSGLSKSQFLKINGFPNEYWGWGGEDDDIFNRISLNGMKVSRPDIRIGRYRMIKHERDKHNEPNPQRFTKIQNTKMTMKRDGISSLQYRLVEISRQPMYTNITVEIGRPPPRLARG
- the B4GALT2 gene encoding beta-1,4-galactosyltransferase 2 isoform X1, with the protein product MTRLLLGVTLERICKAVLLLCLLHFVIIMILYFDVYAQHLDFFSRFNARNASRAHPFSNSSRPNGTVPSYGPAGAEAPSPSTKPSTNQSVTEKPLQPCQETPSGLVGRLLIEFSSPMSMERVQRENPDVRQGGKYTPPDCLPRQKVAILIPFRHREHHLKYWLHYLHPILRRQKVAYGIYIINQFGEDTFNRAKLLNVGFMEALKDDEEYDCFIFSDVDLIPMDDRNLYRCYEQPRHFAVGMDKFGFRLPYAGYFGGVSGLSKSQFLKINGFPNEYWGWGGEDDDIFNRFTKIQNTKMTMKRDGISSLQYRLVEISRQPMYTNITVEIGRPPPRLARG